TTGCTGGGTCGGCGCTCGTTTCTCCTGTGCCTCCTCGACCATGGTAATGAGCCGGGAAATCGCCGACTCCGTGGCCTCTCGGGTCACTCGCACCTCGAGGCTGCCCGTCTCGTTGATCGTCCCGCTGAAGACCTCGTCCCCGGGTTCTTTCGCCACGGGCACCGATTCGCCAGTGAGTGAGGACTGATCGACCGTGCTCTCGCCGGTTTCAACGACGCCATCGAGGGGCAACCGTTCACCGGGGCGCACAACGAACACGTCGCCGACCTCGACGTCATCGATTGGCGTCGTCGTTTCCGTCCCGTTGCGAAGCACCTGCGCCGATTCCGGGCGCATCTCAACAAGCGACTTGATCGCGGTTCGTGACCGGCCAATCGCATACTCCTCGAGGACGCCCGAGAGCGAGAACAGGAACAACAACATTGCGCCCTCGAACGGTGCGCCGATGTACAGCGCCCCGAGCGCGGCGATAATCATGAGGAGATCAATCTCGACTGCCGGCTCTCGTATCGCCGCAACGCTCGCTTTGAGGCCGTACCAACCGCCGAAGACGTAGGCTGCGCCATACCCTCCCCAGACGACCGACGACGGCGCACCGAACCAACTTCCGAAGAGTCCGACAAACATGCCAACAAACGTGATACCGACGAAAATCGCCTGTCGGCGTAATTCGAGTCGGTCCGTCAGCGCTGCTGACCGTTCAGCAGCGTTCGAGACGGAACTCGAGCTGGTATCCATATCGGGAGTTGTCTTTGGGCCAGAATAAGCATTTGTATCGTGGAGGCCAAAGCCGGGTACATCACAGCGACCGCGACGAGTTGATGACGACCAGCAGACTGCTCGTTGCCATTGCGAGGGCTGCAACGAGTGGACTCAGTAGCCCAGTGATCGCAACTGGGATTGCAATGGCATTGTAGACGAATGCCCAGCCCAGATTCTGGCGGATTCGGCGGTGTGTCCCCGACGAAATGTCGAAAACGTCGACGATAGAGCCGAGGTCATCGCCAAGGATCACGGCGTCTGCAGCATCGGTCGCGAGTTCAGTGCCGCTCCCCATCGCGATTCCGACGTCTGCGGCAGCCAACGCGGGCGCGTCGTTGCTTCCATCGCCGACCATTGCGACCGTTCCGCGCGTCCGGAGCCGACGGATCGTCTCGGCTTTGGCCTCGGGCGGGACCGCTTCGAAAACGTCGTCGACGCCGTCGATGGCGCGAAACCGATCAGCCGAGGCCCCCTCATCACCGGTGAGGACGACGACTGATCGATCAACTGAGAGCGTATCGATCACCGTCTCCCAGTTCTCACGGGGCGAGTCGCTGACTGCAATGACGCCGTGGACACGACCATCCCAACCGACGACAACTGGTACCTCACCCGCAGATCGTGTCTCTTCAATACTCGCTGCCAGTGACGCTGGAATCGAGAGGCCACGGCTACGGGCAAATTCGGGATGCCCAACGAGCGTGCGCTCACCGTCGATGACGCCGGTAACGCCTCGAGCAGTTCGTTCGAAGTTTCCAACGTCAACAGTTTCGACTGCATCACTATCTGTGTCATCGAACGGTGCATCGGCGATTGCACGGCCGATTGGATGCTCGGAGAGCGCTTCGACGGCCTTGGCGCGGCACAAGACAACACCGGCATCGACCGGCTCTCGAGTCTGGTCGGTACTCTCGTCGACGTAGACGTCCGTGACAGACATCTCTCCCTCAGTAAGCGTCCCGGTCTTATCGAGGACGACAACATCGATAGTCGGTGTCGCTTCGAATATCGTCTCCGTTGCAACGACGATTCCGCGTCGGGCTGCCGTCTGGATACCCGACGCGATTGCAAGCGGTGTCGCAAGTCCAAGCGCACACGGACAGGAGACGATTACGACCGTGAGCCCGACAAGCAACGCTGTACTCGGACTCGAGCCGGTCACGAGCAGTACAGTTGTTGCGATAGTCGCGAGGACGACAACGAGTGGAACGAAGACTGTCGCGAGTTTGTCTGCGAGTCGCTGGATGCCCGGTCGGGCGCTTTGAATCGACCAGAGTAGCGACACTAGTCTATCGTGGGTACTTTTTGCGTCGTCACCGACCTCGACGACGACCGGTGCATCTGTGACGACGGTCCCACCTCGAACAGGATCGCCG
The nucleotide sequence above comes from Natronolimnobius baerhuensis. Encoded proteins:
- a CDS encoding heavy metal translocating P-type ATPase; this translates as MSHTSVPTEPETPADDSSGCSLCSLPISSDPITGPDDTQFCCRGCLEVHRALGETAETDGAAVRDRLASESSTMDDLEGEDAYLTVDGMHCATCEAFLETRAMATEGVLGVEASYATDTVRVAYDPEALDETALPTVLSGYGYDARERTNEQDDRTRDDSLVKFLIGGGLFGMMVMVWYGVFLYPTYFGYEPLAEFGSYDGYYLVVNIWLMTSFVLFYTGWPILRGAYVSLRSGMPNMDLLVSLAAVGAYAYSTLAMVLGRTDLYFDVSVAVVLVVTAGTYYETRIKRRAAGLLSELTEAQVDTARLADSGDTVALSAIDPGDHLLVRSGERIPLDGTIHEGQAAVDESLITGESLPVTKTPGDPVRGGTVVTDAPVVVEVGDDAKSTHDRLVSLLWSIQSARPGIQRLADKLATVFVPLVVVLATIATTVLLVTGSSPSTALLVGLTVVIVSCPCALGLATPLAIASGIQTAARRGIVVATETIFEATPTIDVVVLDKTGTLTEGEMSVTDVYVDESTDQTREPVDAGVVLCRAKAVEALSEHPIGRAIADAPFDDTDSDAVETVDVGNFERTARGVTGVIDGERTLVGHPEFARSRGLSIPASLAASIEETRSAGEVPVVVGWDGRVHGVIAVSDSPRENWETVIDTLSVDRSVVVLTGDEGASADRFRAIDGVDDVFEAVPPEAKAETIRRLRTRGTVAMVGDGSNDAPALAAADVGIAMGSGTELATDAADAVILGDDLGSIVDVFDISSGTHRRIRQNLGWAFVYNAIAIPVAITGLLSPLVAALAMATSSLLVVINSSRSL